A stretch of the Aphis gossypii isolate Hap1 chromosome 2, ASM2018417v2, whole genome shotgun sequence genome encodes the following:
- the LOC114119792 gene encoding TM2 domain-containing protein 3-like isoform X1: protein MYLDFLFIFFFNKDFVADYRIRHDVCMEIKQKLYVKPMWIVWANCTVNRLQNVLSMGRTFLKRLRRNWTGGHQWSTVLMLSIAFGGFGIDRILTRRHRQTIHFKRS from the exons atgtacctag actttttgttcattttttttttcaataaggaCTTTGTGGCCGATTACCGAATACGACATGACGTGTGTatggaaataaaacaaaagctATATGTAAAACCAATGTGGATTGTCTG ggCTAATTGTACAGTTAACAGATTACAGAATGTCTTGAGTATGggaagaacatttttaaaaagattgcGCCGCAATTGGACAGGCGGTCATCAGTGGTCTACTGTTTTAATGTTAAGCATTGCATTTGGAGGATTTGGTATAGATag gaTATTGACAAGAAGGCATAGACAAACTATTCATTTTAAGAGGTCTTAG
- the LOC114119792 gene encoding TM2 domain-containing protein 3-like isoform X2 encodes MYLDFLFIFFFNKDFVADYRIRHDVCMEIKQKLYVKPMWIVWANCTVNRLQNVLSMGRTFLKRLRRNWTGGHQWSTVLMLSIAFGGFGIDRFYLGY; translated from the exons atgtacctag actttttgttcattttttttttcaataaggaCTTTGTGGCCGATTACCGAATACGACATGACGTGTGTatggaaataaaacaaaagctATATGTAAAACCAATGTGGATTGTCTG ggCTAATTGTACAGTTAACAGATTACAGAATGTCTTGAGTATGggaagaacatttttaaaaagattgcGCCGCAATTGGACAGGCGGTCATCAGTGGTCTACTGTTTTAATGTTAAGCATTGCATTTGGAGGATTTGGTATAGATag attttatttaggaTATTGA